One segment of Natronosalvus halobius DNA contains the following:
- a CDS encoding MFS transporter produces the protein MTGPVSTNDGYYYGWVVTTACFIGTFVIFGVSYSFGVFFEPLAADFDLSRGATSLVFSVQTLMIYVGAALFGGIADRYGVRRVMGAGVVLLALGLLWTSEANSITTLGLAYGVVTALGMGLIYVVSYATVPRWFERRRGFASGLASAGLGVGMVAVTPVATLLIARYGWRRAYLALIAGLVALLVVATVLIEDDPRERGVPASEFPAGYPETRSRSRGWLEQARDVASIATGRRFLLVFVSWILIYGTLYVTLVHLVAHVTDLGLDARVGALALSIIGATTAASRAAIGFASDRLGRSRTFIGCSTLMALSTFALPVLSSPAGIVAFATVFGAAYGGNGALLSPLTVDLFGPDDANALFGVVSLAFAVSGLLAPPLAGASYDLFGTYTPAFLAAGVAGLVGAALTGLATWKTDTRSRAA, from the coding sequence GTGACGGGGCCGGTTTCGACGAACGACGGCTACTACTACGGCTGGGTCGTGACGACAGCCTGCTTCATCGGCACCTTCGTCATCTTCGGTGTGTCCTACTCCTTTGGCGTGTTCTTCGAACCGTTAGCGGCCGACTTCGACCTCTCTCGAGGCGCGACGTCGCTCGTGTTCTCCGTCCAGACCCTGATGATCTACGTCGGTGCGGCGCTCTTCGGCGGCATTGCCGACCGCTACGGCGTCAGACGAGTCATGGGCGCCGGCGTAGTGTTGCTGGCACTCGGGTTGCTCTGGACGAGCGAGGCGAACTCGATCACGACGCTCGGCCTTGCCTACGGAGTCGTCACGGCCCTCGGCATGGGACTGATCTACGTCGTCTCGTACGCGACCGTTCCCCGGTGGTTCGAGCGCCGTCGAGGCTTCGCGAGCGGTCTCGCCAGCGCCGGACTCGGTGTCGGCATGGTCGCCGTCACGCCCGTCGCGACGCTCCTCATCGCCCGCTACGGCTGGCGGCGCGCCTATCTCGCCCTTATCGCGGGGCTGGTCGCCCTGCTCGTCGTCGCCACCGTGCTGATCGAGGACGACCCTCGAGAGCGAGGGGTTCCGGCGAGCGAATTTCCCGCCGGTTACCCGGAGACGCGCTCGCGGTCGAGAGGGTGGCTCGAGCAGGCTCGAGACGTCGCGTCGATCGCCACCGGCCGTCGTTTCCTCCTGGTGTTCGTCAGCTGGATACTCATCTACGGGACCCTGTACGTGACGCTGGTCCACCTGGTGGCTCACGTCACTGACCTCGGGCTCGACGCGCGAGTCGGGGCGCTCGCGCTCTCGATCATCGGGGCCACGACCGCCGCCTCGCGAGCGGCGATCGGGTTCGCGTCGGACCGCCTCGGTCGGAGCCGTACGTTCATCGGGTGTTCGACCCTAATGGCGCTCTCGACGTTCGCCTTACCCGTCCTGTCGTCGCCAGCCGGGATCGTCGCCTTCGCAACTGTCTTCGGCGCTGCCTACGGCGGTAACGGGGCGTTGCTGTCCCCGCTCACCGTCGATCTGTTCGGTCCCGACGACGCCAACGCCCTCTTCGGCGTCGTTTCGCTCGCGTTCGCCGTCTCGGGACTGCTCGCCCCGCCGCTGGCCGGCGCGAGCTACGATCTCTTCGGGACGTACACGCCGGCGTTCCTCGCCGCCGGGGTCGCCGGTCTCGTGGGCGCGGCACTCACCGGCCTGGCGACGTGGAAAACGGATACTCGATCTCGAGCAGCCTGA
- a CDS encoding AMP-binding protein — MEGDLIDEVVHEPDETFVESTNVRAFMREYGIEDYDDLIERTTTDRDDGESGVEWFWDELVEYLDIDFYEDYDQIRDDSDGPQFTDWYPGGELNVAHNVVDRHAALEAETRNKVATIWEGEDGEVREITYHELHRQANRVANYLESAGIETGDTVGLYMPMVPEVVSILYGCFKVGAIAVPIFSGFGVDAVVTRIEDAECSVLFTGDGFYRRGSPVTLKGSADDAIVQAGHVEHTVVFDRLGSSDVSGNADAGDDSSAVDVEIPWNDARDVWWHEAVENQDDAYESKSLDSSQESMLLYSSGTTGTPKGIVHTHAGVQLQCAKELHFGFDLKPADRFFWVSDIGWMMGPWTLIGVHTFGGTVFMYEGAPDYPNPDRFWEMIDRHKLTQFGISPTAIRALRKHGDQWLEGHDLSSLRILGSTGEPWDPESWQWFYEHVGGSEAPIVNISGGTEICGCFLMPMPDQPLKPCTLGGPGLGMDIDIVDQDGNSVKDDHERGFLVARDSCPSMTKSLWSGDERYLEEYWSTFEDLWDHGDWAQKDEDGFWFLHGRADDALNVAGRKVGPAEIEGVLIDHEAVNQAAAVGVPDDTTGTAVVAYAILEDGVQESEELREELREQIGDEHGKPFRPREILFVDGFPKTQSGKIIRRAIEAAYTGEDLGDLSSLENPAALEALEDAR, encoded by the coding sequence ATGGAAGGGGACCTTATCGACGAGGTGGTCCACGAACCCGACGAGACGTTCGTCGAGTCCACCAACGTCCGGGCGTTCATGCGCGAGTACGGCATCGAGGACTACGACGACCTGATCGAACGCACCACGACCGACCGGGACGACGGCGAGAGCGGGGTCGAGTGGTTCTGGGACGAACTGGTCGAGTACCTGGACATCGACTTCTACGAAGACTACGACCAGATCCGGGACGACAGCGACGGCCCGCAGTTCACCGACTGGTACCCCGGCGGCGAACTCAACGTCGCTCACAACGTCGTGGATCGTCATGCCGCCCTCGAGGCCGAGACCCGCAACAAGGTCGCCACCATCTGGGAGGGCGAAGACGGCGAGGTCCGGGAGATCACCTACCACGAACTCCACCGCCAGGCTAACAGGGTAGCGAACTACCTCGAGTCGGCAGGTATCGAGACCGGCGACACCGTCGGGCTGTACATGCCGATGGTGCCAGAGGTGGTGTCGATCCTCTACGGCTGTTTCAAGGTCGGCGCCATCGCCGTCCCCATCTTCTCGGGCTTCGGTGTCGACGCCGTCGTCACCCGCATCGAGGACGCCGAGTGTTCGGTACTCTTTACGGGAGACGGCTTCTACCGCCGGGGCAGTCCGGTCACGCTCAAGGGCAGCGCCGACGACGCCATCGTCCAGGCGGGCCACGTCGAGCACACGGTCGTCTTCGATCGACTCGGGTCGAGCGACGTCAGTGGTAACGCCGACGCCGGCGACGATAGCTCGGCTGTCGACGTCGAAATTCCGTGGAACGACGCCCGCGACGTGTGGTGGCACGAGGCCGTCGAGAACCAGGACGACGCCTACGAGAGTAAATCCCTGGACTCGAGCCAGGAGTCGATGCTGCTCTACTCCTCGGGCACCACGGGGACGCCGAAGGGGATCGTCCACACGCACGCGGGCGTACAACTGCAGTGTGCGAAGGAACTCCACTTCGGGTTCGACCTGAAGCCCGCCGATCGCTTCTTCTGGGTCAGTGACATCGGCTGGATGATGGGGCCCTGGACCCTGATCGGCGTCCACACCTTCGGCGGCACCGTCTTCATGTACGAGGGTGCCCCCGACTACCCGAACCCCGACCGCTTCTGGGAAATGATCGACCGCCACAAACTCACCCAGTTCGGCATCTCGCCGACCGCCATTCGCGCGCTTCGGAAACACGGAGATCAGTGGCTCGAGGGCCACGACCTCTCTTCGCTTCGAATACTGGGCTCGACGGGCGAACCGTGGGACCCCGAGAGCTGGCAGTGGTTCTACGAACACGTTGGCGGGAGCGAGGCACCGATCGTCAACATCTCCGGGGGCACCGAGATCTGCGGCTGTTTCCTGATGCCGATGCCCGATCAGCCGCTCAAACCGTGTACCCTGGGCGGCCCCGGACTCGGCATGGACATCGACATCGTGGATCAGGACGGCAACTCCGTCAAAGACGATCACGAGCGCGGCTTCCTCGTCGCCCGCGATTCGTGCCCCTCGATGACCAAATCCTTGTGGAGCGGCGACGAGCGCTACCTCGAGGAGTACTGGTCGACGTTCGAGGATCTCTGGGATCACGGCGACTGGGCCCAGAAGGACGAGGACGGCTTCTGGTTCCTCCACGGCCGGGCCGACGACGCGCTGAACGTGGCGGGTCGGAAGGTCGGCCCCGCCGAGATCGAGGGCGTTCTGATCGATCACGAAGCCGTCAACCAGGCCGCGGCCGTCGGCGTCCCCGACGACACGACCGGTACCGCGGTGGTCGCCTACGCCATCCTGGAGGACGGCGTCCAGGAGTCCGAGGAACTCCGCGAGGAACTCCGCGAACAGATCGGCGACGAACACGGCAAACCGTTCCGTCCTCGCGAAATCCTCTTCGTCGACGGCTTCCCGAAGACGCAGTCGGGCAAGATCATCCGTCGGGCCATCGAGGCCGCCTACACCGGCGAGGACCTGGGCGATCTCTCGAGTCTCGAGAATCCTGCGGCGCTCGAGGCACTCGAAGACGCCCGATAG
- a CDS encoding GNAT family N-acetyltransferase translates to MYVRDAKNREEVWLLDHIEAMGLDDTAFRSRDYVVAIDEESGEKAGFGRIRIHKPDDADDVCELTSIGVLEEWRGQGVGAHVVERLVEYAGDEGFETVYTLTGEGAYLAQFGFSRLEESALPAVLQERLTDKREGVDPDAVPLAIGVDGFEMPGRLREAFKEANESEGADAGDEDSPEDFGIDPDTATYKYDTGRR, encoded by the coding sequence ATGTACGTACGGGACGCGAAAAACCGGGAAGAGGTCTGGCTTCTCGATCACATCGAGGCGATGGGGCTCGACGACACGGCGTTCCGGTCGCGTGACTACGTGGTCGCCATCGACGAGGAATCGGGGGAGAAAGCGGGGTTCGGCCGCATCCGTATCCACAAACCAGACGACGCCGACGACGTCTGCGAGTTGACGAGCATCGGCGTCCTGGAGGAGTGGCGCGGACAGGGCGTTGGCGCCCACGTCGTCGAACGACTGGTCGAGTACGCCGGCGACGAGGGCTTCGAGACGGTCTACACCCTCACCGGAGAGGGGGCCTACCTCGCGCAGTTCGGCTTCAGTCGCCTCGAGGAATCGGCCCTCCCTGCCGTGTTACAGGAACGACTGACGGACAAACGGGAGGGCGTCGATCCGGACGCGGTCCCGCTCGCCATCGGCGTCGACGGGTTCGAGATGCCCGGACGATTGCGAGAAGCGTTCAAGGAGGCGAACGAATCCGAGGGCGCCGACGCCGGCGACGAGGATTCCCCCGAGGACTTCGGTATCGATCCGGACACGGCGACGTACAAGTACGACACCGGGCGTCGATGA
- a CDS encoding formate/nitrite transporter family protein yields MSDDDDSAVEIPQRAESGAPAYGTVMPDRFSSDEVFQRIVADADHEITSGVRELFFSALAGGFAITITFLVYASMSTKTESDIVAALLYPLGFIYIIIGGYQLYTENTLPPVALVLERLSSVPTLLRHWVIVLAGNFAGGALGAVALAYGGVFDAQSAEMAIYFAEKGIETPATSLFFKGAFAGLVVAGVVWINFAVRDTTSRLLVVYLAFLTIPLGDLYHVVVSFTEVVYLILVLGDVAVIPAMTQFVIPVLLGNTLGGVLLVTVVNYYQTSDRRLDIDRYENARRLTIREWLLGSLSGRTYVPVVDTVETIVRDEDSYRILVPIANPRTEARLVEFACALAETKEKGQVHVVHIVQTPQHMADGGSHHDRIVRESDRLLEDIRRIGDGYDVEFGTSTIVSPRSFEEIFDRARRTRPDLVLLGWGQDQLWTSARAESHLDELTNRLPADFLVVKDRGLDPSRVLLPTAGGPDSNLSAEIAQALETGADAEISLLHVVDEPADRAAGEAFLSDWANDHGLENADIVVDDSGDVERAICRTARDLDSTIVMMGATERGLLSRLVKDSLHIDVANVVDGSVLLSERPSQRTFTERLFGTGSREDRVLEEYRNREENAEAAEPRT; encoded by the coding sequence ATGAGTGATGACGACGATTCCGCAGTGGAGATTCCACAGCGGGCCGAGAGCGGCGCACCGGCGTACGGGACGGTCATGCCGGACCGATTTTCGTCGGACGAAGTCTTTCAGCGTATCGTCGCGGACGCCGATCACGAGATCACCTCCGGCGTGCGGGAACTGTTCTTCAGCGCACTCGCCGGCGGCTTCGCGATCACGATCACGTTCCTGGTCTACGCTTCGATGTCGACGAAGACCGAGAGCGACATCGTCGCCGCCTTGCTCTACCCGCTGGGGTTCATCTACATCATCATCGGCGGCTACCAGCTTTACACCGAGAACACCCTGCCACCGGTCGCGCTGGTCCTCGAGCGCCTCTCGTCGGTCCCGACGCTACTTCGCCACTGGGTGATCGTCCTCGCCGGAAACTTCGCCGGCGGCGCGCTCGGAGCGGTGGCCCTCGCCTACGGTGGCGTCTTCGACGCGCAATCGGCCGAAATGGCGATCTACTTCGCCGAAAAGGGCATCGAAACCCCGGCCACGAGCCTCTTTTTCAAAGGGGCGTTCGCTGGACTGGTCGTCGCGGGGGTCGTCTGGATCAACTTCGCCGTTCGCGACACCACTTCGCGGTTGCTCGTGGTCTATCTGGCTTTTCTGACGATCCCGCTCGGCGACCTGTACCACGTCGTCGTCTCCTTCACCGAGGTCGTCTACCTGATCCTCGTCCTCGGCGACGTTGCGGTGATCCCGGCGATGACCCAGTTCGTGATCCCGGTATTGCTCGGGAACACCCTCGGCGGCGTCCTGCTCGTCACCGTCGTCAACTACTATCAGACCAGCGACCGGCGACTCGACATCGACCGGTACGAGAACGCTAGACGACTCACCATCCGCGAGTGGCTCCTCGGCTCGCTCTCTGGGCGAACGTACGTCCCCGTCGTCGACACCGTCGAGACGATCGTTCGCGACGAGGACTCCTACCGGATCCTCGTCCCCATCGCCAACCCGCGAACCGAAGCGCGACTCGTCGAGTTTGCCTGTGCGCTGGCCGAAACCAAGGAGAAGGGGCAGGTCCACGTCGTCCACATCGTCCAGACGCCCCAGCACATGGCCGACGGCGGGAGTCATCACGACCGAATCGTTCGCGAGTCCGACCGCCTGCTCGAGGATATCCGCCGGATCGGCGACGGCTACGACGTAGAGTTCGGGACGTCGACCATCGTCTCTCCTCGATCGTTCGAGGAAATCTTCGACCGCGCCAGGCGAACTCGCCCAGACCTCGTACTCCTCGGGTGGGGACAGGATCAGCTGTGGACCTCCGCCCGCGCCGAGAGCCACCTGGACGAACTCACGAATCGACTCCCGGCGGACTTCCTCGTTGTCAAAGACCGTGGCCTCGACCCGTCACGGGTGCTCCTTCCGACCGCCGGCGGGCCCGACTCGAACCTGAGCGCCGAAATCGCACAGGCCCTCGAGACCGGCGCCGATGCCGAGATCAGCCTCCTGCACGTCGTCGACGAGCCGGCCGACCGGGCGGCAGGCGAAGCGTTCCTCTCCGACTGGGCGAACGATCACGGCCTCGAGAACGCCGACATCGTCGTCGACGATTCGGGAGACGTCGAGCGGGCGATCTGTCGCACGGCCAGGGACCTGGACAGCACGATCGTCATGATGGGCGCGACCGAGCGCGGGCTGCTCTCGCGGCTCGTCAAGGATTCGCTCCACATCGACGTCGCCAACGTCGTCGACGGGTCGGTCCTGCTCTCGGAACGGCCGTCACAGCGAACGTTCACCGAGCGGCTGTTCGGGACGGGATCGCGGGAAGACCGCGTGCTCGAGGAGTACCGCAATCGGGAGGAAAACGCCGAGGCGGCCGAGCCCAGAACGTAG
- a CDS encoding acyl-CoA mutase large subunit family protein, with amino-acid sequence MFDAEDLEAIREGKETWHDEQVEPVIDRFGEREETFTTDTGGQEVDRLYTPADVADLEYQEDLGFPGEAPYTRGVYSTGYRGRLWTMRQYAGFSTPEDTNERFHYLLDQGQTGLSMAFDLPTQMGYDSDAEMSAGEVGKAGVAIDSLEDMETVFDGIPLGEVSTSMTINAPASVLLAMYIAVGDRQGVDRAELRGTIQNDLLKEYIARNTYIYPPEPSMRIITDIFEFCAEEVPKFNTISISGYHIREAGSTAAQELAFTLGNGLEYVEAAIDAGLDVDDFAPQLSFFFNGHNNIFEEVAKFRAARRMWHDLMEERFDAQNPKSRQLKFHTQTAGSMLTAQQIENNVVRVAYQALAAVLGGTQSLHTNGKDEALALPTEQSVRTALRTQQILAHESGAADTVDPLAGSYYVEHLTDEVEAEAYDLLEEVDERGGMRRAIEQQWVQRQIQDTAFDRQREIEDGERIIVGVNEFEVEEDPEMDVQEVTEEDERRQIRSLESVQEDRDEEAVEAALEGLREAARGDDNLMPVIVDAVKAYATVGEICNVFREEFGEYTPGSAV; translated from the coding sequence ATGTTCGATGCCGAGGATCTCGAGGCGATCCGCGAGGGGAAAGAAACCTGGCACGACGAGCAGGTCGAACCGGTGATCGACCGATTCGGCGAACGCGAGGAGACGTTCACGACCGACACCGGCGGCCAGGAAGTCGATCGACTGTACACGCCGGCGGACGTCGCCGACCTCGAGTACCAGGAGGATCTCGGTTTCCCCGGGGAGGCGCCCTACACCCGCGGCGTCTACTCCACGGGCTACCGGGGTCGGCTGTGGACGATGCGCCAGTACGCCGGGTTCTCGACACCCGAGGACACCAACGAGCGATTTCACTACCTGCTCGACCAGGGCCAGACCGGGCTCTCGATGGCGTTCGACCTGCCGACCCAGATGGGCTACGATTCGGACGCCGAGATGTCCGCTGGCGAGGTCGGCAAGGCCGGCGTCGCCATCGACTCCCTGGAGGACATGGAGACGGTGTTCGACGGCATTCCGCTCGGCGAGGTTTCGACGAGCATGACGATCAACGCGCCCGCGTCGGTCCTGCTGGCGATGTACATCGCCGTGGGGGACCGCCAGGGCGTCGACCGCGCCGAACTCAGGGGAACCATCCAGAACGACCTCCTCAAGGAGTACATCGCCCGGAACACCTACATCTACCCGCCCGAGCCGTCGATGCGGATCATCACGGACATCTTCGAGTTCTGCGCCGAGGAAGTGCCCAAATTCAACACCATCTCCATCTCGGGCTATCACATCCGCGAGGCCGGCTCGACGGCCGCCCAGGAACTCGCCTTCACCCTCGGAAACGGCCTCGAGTACGTCGAGGCCGCCATCGACGCCGGGCTGGACGTCGACGACTTCGCCCCGCAGCTCTCCTTCTTCTTCAACGGCCACAACAACATCTTCGAGGAAGTCGCGAAGTTCCGCGCCGCCCGTCGGATGTGGCACGACCTGATGGAGGAGCGATTCGACGCGCAAAATCCCAAGTCCAGGCAACTGAAGTTCCACACCCAGACGGCGGGCTCGATGCTCACCGCCCAGCAGATCGAGAACAACGTCGTCCGGGTGGCCTACCAGGCGCTGGCGGCAGTGCTGGGAGGAACCCAGAGCCTCCACACCAACGGGAAAGACGAGGCGCTGGCTCTCCCCACCGAGCAGTCCGTCCGGACCGCCCTGCGCACCCAGCAAATCCTCGCTCACGAGTCCGGCGCGGCGGACACCGTCGATCCCCTCGCTGGCAGTTACTACGTCGAGCACCTCACCGACGAGGTCGAAGCCGAGGCCTACGACCTCCTCGAGGAGGTCGACGAGCGCGGCGGGATGCGGCGAGCGATCGAACAGCAGTGGGTCCAGCGCCAGATTCAGGACACCGCGTTCGACCGCCAGCGCGAGATCGAAGACGGCGAGCGCATCATCGTCGGCGTCAACGAGTTCGAGGTCGAGGAAGACCCCGAGATGGACGTCCAGGAGGTCACGGAAGAAGACGAACGGCGACAGATTCGAAGCCTCGAGTCCGTCCAGGAGGATCGTGACGAGGAGGCCGTCGAGGCAGCGCTCGAGGGCTTGCGGGAGGCCGCGCGGGGCGACGACAATCTCATGCCGGTCATCGTCGACGCGGTCAAAGCGTACGCAACGGTTGGAGAGATCTGTAACGTCTTCCGCGAGGAGTTCGGGGAGTACACGCCGGGAAGCGCGGTGTGA
- a CDS encoding aldo/keto reductase codes for MSQLTIDSTVSAGGASIPALGFGTARITGQDCAQAVEWALEAGYCHLDTATMYDNESAVGDGLERADVPRDEVFVVTKIDPEDAAFDDVLESARGSRDRLGIETIDLLLLHAPTDEVPLEITLDAMNHLQDEGVVDHVGVSNFSVPELEEAVDRSETPIVTNQVKYNPFNRQDALLEYCLEAGVSLTAYSPLARGDVADDERLESIGERHGKSAAQVALRWLLQQPSVVAIPKAASRDHVEANADCFDFELSEEEMREVFEISGEPPAFAMEDEGGGGDDDGS; via the coding sequence ATGTCGCAACTGACCATCGACTCGACCGTATCGGCCGGCGGTGCGTCGATCCCCGCCCTCGGCTTCGGCACCGCCCGGATCACCGGCCAGGACTGCGCACAAGCCGTCGAGTGGGCCCTCGAGGCCGGCTACTGCCACCTCGACACGGCGACGATGTACGACAACGAATCGGCCGTCGGCGACGGCCTCGAGCGTGCGGACGTCCCCCGCGACGAGGTGTTCGTCGTCACGAAGATCGATCCCGAGGACGCGGCCTTCGACGACGTGCTCGAGTCCGCCCGAGGGAGTCGTGACCGACTGGGGATCGAGACGATCGACCTCCTGTTGTTGCACGCGCCGACCGACGAGGTGCCCCTCGAGATCACCCTCGACGCGATGAATCACCTCCAGGACGAGGGGGTCGTCGACCACGTCGGCGTCAGCAACTTCTCGGTCCCGGAACTCGAGGAGGCCGTCGACCGGTCGGAGACGCCCATCGTCACGAACCAGGTGAAGTACAACCCGTTCAACCGCCAGGACGCGTTGCTCGAGTACTGCCTCGAGGCGGGCGTCTCGCTCACGGCCTACTCGCCGCTGGCGAGGGGAGACGTCGCCGACGACGAGCGCCTCGAGTCCATCGGCGAGCGACACGGCAAGTCGGCGGCCCAGGTCGCACTACGGTGGCTGCTCCAGCAGCCATCGGTGGTCGCGATTCCGAAGGCGGCGAGTCGCGATCACGTGGAAGCGAACGCCGACTGCTTCGACTTCGAACTCTCCGAGGAGGAGATGCGCGAGGTGTTCGAGATTTCGGGAGAACCGCCGGCGTTCGCGATGGAAGACGAGGGCGGGGGTGGGGACGACGACGGGTCGTAA
- a CDS encoding YbjQ family protein: MQITTTETVPDGEIDEILGVARGNTVEARNVGRDITQGIRNIFGGELKAYSELLSKARDEAVDRMEADAERMGADAVVNVRLETSQITDGGSEVMAYGTAVRLR; the protein is encoded by the coding sequence ATGCAGATCACCACCACCGAAACCGTTCCGGACGGCGAAATCGACGAAATCCTCGGCGTGGCCCGCGGAAACACCGTGGAAGCCAGAAACGTCGGCCGAGACATCACCCAGGGCATTCGCAACATCTTCGGCGGCGAACTCAAGGCCTACTCCGAGTTGCTCTCGAAAGCGCGGGACGAAGCCGTCGACCGCATGGAAGCCGATGCCGAGCGCATGGGCGCCGACGCGGTCGTCAACGTCCGCCTCGAGACCTCCCAAATTACCGACGGCGGCTCGGAGGTCATGGCCTACGGGACGGCCGTTCGGCTTCGGTGA
- the mce gene encoding methylmalonyl-CoA epimerase, whose product MRFDHAGIATEDAQTLADRYADLFDVEVAHEETFDGMTVVFLAFENGYFELLEPQEEGTIATYLERNGPGIHHLAVETDDAAAALERARDLGIECIDDEPRPGAWGHDVAFLHPRDTGGILLEFVEH is encoded by the coding sequence ATGCGTTTCGATCACGCCGGAATCGCGACCGAGGACGCCCAGACGCTGGCCGACCGATACGCCGACCTCTTCGACGTTGAGGTCGCCCACGAGGAGACGTTCGACGGGATGACCGTCGTCTTCCTGGCGTTCGAGAACGGCTACTTCGAGCTGCTCGAGCCCCAGGAGGAGGGCACCATCGCGACGTACCTCGAGCGAAACGGCCCCGGAATCCACCACCTCGCGGTCGAGACCGACGACGCGGCGGCGGCCCTCGAGCGCGCTCGCGACCTCGGTATCGAGTGTATCGACGACGAACCGCGGCCCGGCGCCTGGGGTCACGACGTGGCGTTCCTGCATCCGCGGGATACGGGCGGCATCTTGCTCGAGTTCGTCGAGCACTGA
- a CDS encoding HAD family hydrolase, whose protein sequence is MERYDLVYRLYDEFDTKTLREYQEFVDVFPPIDSRVALEHWQDASEELESRKDEIRSAFAAGETLAEVAARTTRDQAFTALDLEARYGRAVNVLVLDVDETLRSAGGTDNEIPRDTLHVLTEFHEAGIPIVICTGQTLENVKGFAIQGLGSEIVHSGNLSIVYETGNGVFTPGHGADTKQLLYEDLDAVIRDVFDDVRARVLPDAPEDLRRGCHLQGNEFNVTMKPNYETGSSRAREIIDDALVYMIDLLGGAVAETVDWSGADTTEAADEDDTTEAGEDVDVPEPSEYARAFYAAEDPEIRGVLEQGGAYPDVDRSGVPDALADVFERIDVAYYEADAAEIASLELDKVAGVERALSVLDVEDPFALVMGDSKSDLRVMEWVARNDAGIAAAPEHASKDVLEHVLGSDELVFDRGKSVDVLRTVYALNRFARLDR, encoded by the coding sequence ATGGAACGCTACGACCTCGTCTACCGGCTCTACGACGAGTTCGACACGAAGACGCTCCGGGAGTACCAGGAGTTCGTCGACGTCTTTCCGCCAATCGACTCCCGGGTGGCCCTCGAACACTGGCAGGACGCGAGCGAGGAACTCGAGTCCCGAAAGGACGAGATTCGCTCGGCGTTCGCCGCCGGCGAGACGCTCGCCGAAGTCGCCGCGCGAACCACGCGAGATCAGGCGTTCACCGCGCTCGACCTCGAGGCCAGGTACGGCCGGGCGGTGAACGTCCTCGTGCTCGACGTCGACGAGACGCTTCGCTCCGCGGGCGGGACGGACAACGAGATTCCGCGCGACACCCTCCACGTGCTTACGGAATTCCACGAGGCGGGGATCCCCATCGTCATCTGCACCGGACAGACCCTCGAGAACGTCAAGGGATTCGCCATCCAGGGGCTGGGCAGTGAAATCGTCCATTCGGGAAACCTCTCGATCGTCTACGAGACGGGAAACGGCGTCTTCACGCCGGGCCACGGCGCCGACACCAAGCAACTGCTCTACGAGGACCTCGACGCGGTGATTCGCGACGTCTTCGACGACGTTCGCGCACGCGTCCTCCCCGACGCCCCCGAGGACCTCCGCCGGGGCTGTCACCTGCAGGGCAACGAGTTCAACGTGACGATGAAACCGAACTACGAGACCGGGTCGAGTCGAGCCCGCGAGATCATCGACGATGCGCTCGTGTACATGATCGACCTGCTGGGCGGGGCCGTCGCCGAGACAGTGGACTGGAGCGGGGCCGACACGACCGAAGCAGCTGACGAGGACGACACCACCGAAGCGGGCGAGGACGTCGACGTCCCGGAGCCGAGTGAGTACGCCCGCGCGTTCTACGCCGCCGAAGACCCCGAGATCAGGGGCGTCCTGGAGCAGGGCGGCGCCTATCCCGACGTCGATCGCTCGGGCGTTCCCGACGCGCTCGCAGACGTCTTCGAGCGCATCGACGTCGCCTACTACGAAGCCGACGCAGCCGAAATCGCCAGTCTCGAACTCGACAAGGTCGCCGGCGTCGAGCGCGCGCTCTCTGTCCTGGACGTCGAGGATCCGTTCGCGCTCGTCATGGGCGACTCGAAGAGCGACCTGCGCGTGATGGAGTGGGTCGCGAGGAACGACGCCGGCATCGCCGCCGCGCCGGAGCACGCCTCGAAGGACGTGCTCGAGCACGTCCTCGGTTCGGACGAACTCGTCTTCGATCGGGGCAAGAGCGTCGACGTGTTGCGGACCGTCTACGCGCTCAACAGGTTCGCTCGACTCGATCGGTGA